In one window of Erythrolamprus reginae isolate rEryReg1 chromosome 1, rEryReg1.hap1, whole genome shotgun sequence DNA:
- the TPD52L1 gene encoding tumor protein D53 isoform X4 → MEAQAQGLLEKQTFQETGEDTITDVDLTNVISEEEREELKVEVIKLEDEIATLRQVLAAKEKDLVEIRQKLGINLMNELKQNFSKSWHDVQTTTAYKKTQETLTHAGQKATAAISNVGTVISKKFGDMR, encoded by the exons GTCTGTTAGAAAAACAAACATTCCAGGAGACAGGTGAAGACACCATCACTGATGTTGATTTGACCAATGTGATATCTGAAGAAGAGCGAGAAGAATTAAAAGTTGAAGTAATCAAG CTAGAGGATGAAATTGCAACTTTACGCCAAGTTTTAGCAGCCAAAGAGAAGGACCTTGTGGAAATAAGGCAAAAGCTGGGCATCAATCTGATGAATGAGCTGAAGCAGAACTTCAGCAAAAGCTGGCATGATGTGCAAACTACTACTGC GTATAAGAAGACTCAAGAAACTCTAACTCATGCAGGGCAAAAGGCCACAGCAGCTATCAGCAACGTTGGAACAGTTATCAGCAAGAAGTTTGGAGATATGAG GTGa